Proteins co-encoded in one Heptranchias perlo isolate sHepPer1 chromosome 9, sHepPer1.hap1, whole genome shotgun sequence genomic window:
- the gorab gene encoding RAB6-interacting golgin: protein MAGWAGFSDEELTRIKQLKDPLISEKPERFRRAPSTNKSRQQLQRERALQQHSRRTIENDRVAFTLPEQQLSKLKMRPPQATEPPSPQLGPKQALQVAEKQPTETGVSHQKETDKPGAKASFTLQDSSIKELSTEQVKGVELRERSRLEQLQLEQRLMEEKNKRKKALLSKAIAERSKRTMAETVKLKQIQKELQALDDLLSSDVNILRNRIEQSSWEYYQAKKRYDKAEVEYVAAKLDLYKKTELKEQLTEHLCTIIQQNELRKANKLEELMQQLEMETDEERLELEIEVDNMLQQQEPAKGTTKTNAGDEGSAEQAIQEGDSQSCTVKPVEKEAKSPAANDTSKKDSKNPVKTQEPENLNLKVPEESPALIATA, encoded by the exons ATCCGTTGATCTCTGAAAAGCCAGAAAGATTTAGACGAGCACcatcaacaaacaaaagtcgtCAGCAGCTCCAGAGGGAAAGGGCGTTGCAGCAGCATAGTCGCAGAACAATTGAGAACGATCGAGTTGCTTTTACGCTTCCAGAACAGCAACTGTCCAAACTGAAGATGAGACCTCCACAAGCCACTGAGCCTCCATCACCCCAGCTTGGGCCAAAGCAGGCCTTGCAAGTGGCTGAAAAACAACCAACTGAAACTGGAGTAAGCCACCAGAAAGAAACAGACAAACCTGGAGCCAAAGCGTCATTTACATTGCAGGATTCCTCAATTAAGGAGTTATCGACAGAACAGGTCAAAGGGGTGGAATT GCGCGAGAGATCACGCCTGGAACAGCTGCAGCTGGAACAGCGATTAATGGAAGAGAAGAATAAACGCAAGAAAGCACTTCTTTCAAAGGCCATTGCAGAAAG GTCTAAACGAACCATGGCAGAAACTGTGAAACTAAAGCAGATCCAAAAGGAGCTTCAGGCCTTGGATGACTTGTTATCGAGCGATGTTAACATCCTGCGGAATCGGATTGAACAGTCCAGCTGGGAATACTATCAGGCTAA GAAGCGGTATGATAAGGCAGAAGTGGAATACGTTGCAGCAAAGCTGGATTTGTACAAGAAGACTGAATTGAAGGAACAGCTGACTGAGCATCTGTGCACCATAATCCAGCAGAATGAATTACGTAAAGCTAATAAGCTGGAGGAGCTGATGCAGCAGTTGGAAATGGAGACAGATGAGGAGAGGCTGGAACTAGAGATTGAAGTGGACAATATGTTGCAGCAGCAAGAACCGGCCAAGGGCACCACTAAGACCAATGCAGGTGATGAAGGATCAGCAGAGCAAGCTATTCAAGAGGGGGACAGCCAGAGTTGCACAGTTAAACCAGTTGAAAAGGAAGCAAAGAGCCCTGCTGCTAATGACACAAGCAAGAAAGATTCAAAGAACCCAGTTAAAACTCAAGAACCAGAGAACTTGAACCTCAAAGTGCCAGAGGAGAGTCCAGCACTTATTGCCAcagcttga